AAAAAGGATGATATGCAGGGTGTCAAAGTGACAACTTTAAATCAGGACTTGACCGAAGAACCCCGAACGCCATGGCACCGCTGGGGGCCGTGACGCCGCCGCCGGGCAGGAGGGTGGCGGTGAGGTTGGTGGTGGGCGAGCCGCCCAGGTTCCTGAGTGAGAATGCGACGCTAACCGTTTCACCCGGGTCAATGGCGTTATTGAAGGGAAGAGCGCTCTCGCCCACCACGCTCATGCTGTTGGCGGCAGGCCGGGGCAGGGGATAGCCGATGGTGAACGTCATGTTCGTCGCCTTCACCGAGAAGTTCCAGAGGGAAAGGCCGGAGGCTGACCCGTTCCACCAGGTCGCGGCGGGTGACGCATAATCATCGAAGATGCCGCTATAGGCGGTGGCCGTGTTGCCGCGGTAATAGAGGTCGTTAGCATCACCGCCGCCGGCGTTGTTTTCAAAATGCCAGAGGTTGTCGGCCTGGACCAAGGTCACCTCGTAATTTGCGTGCGAGCTGTTGGGGGCCAGACTTTCATTGTTGTGGTCGCCGAGTTCATCGATATGCCAGACGGCAAGGCCACCCCCTGGAAGCTGGTCCGCATCGCGGCCCTCCGGCTGGCGGTTCTCGATGAGGAAGTATTCAGTGGGGACCCCCGGTTTGGCGTACCGGTAGAACTTGTTGAAATTGGTCCCTGCGGAACCGACCATTCCGGTGAGGGAGGAGGAAGAGGTTAATTCAACCGTGGTGGCCCAGCCTGAAGCCCGCTTGAGGTAGGCGCAAATCTGAGAGGGGTTACCGCCATGGCCGCCGGAATTCATCAGGCAGAATACGCCGGCGCCCCCTTCTGACGAGTTATCGTAGTCATAAATGTCAGGGTAGTCACAGAGCATATGCCCGTTTTCATGACAGAAGGTGCCGATTTCCAGTGAGGTGCCGATATCGGTAATCTGGTAGGAGTAGACGGACTTGCCGTTTCCAAGCGAGAGAGAGGCCGCGAGGGCGTAAGAGTTTGGCCAGAGCCCTTGGTCCCACACGCCGCTGTCGGACCCGGCGAAGAAAACGTTACAGGCAACCACATCGTGCCAGCTGTCCTCCGAAAGCCCGTTGAATAGCGGAAGAATAGTGGTTGCGTAATTCGGCAGGGCCTTCATGGCGTTCAAGGCATCGGTAACGAGGAGCCGTCCTTGAGTGGCACAACTCAACGCCGTGTCATTGTAGTAGCTTTTCGGGTGTGGGACGCGGATGTAGGCGGTGACGACGTTGGTATAGGTGAGCAGGCCTTTGGAATTGTCGTAGAAATACTGCTTCACGGAGCCGTTGTTACCGTAGCCCGTGTAGTTGGTGCCGTTGCAGAAACTGACGACATTCGACTGGCTGATGGTGCCGGGCTCATCGCTGAAGTCGACCAGCAGGGTGAGGCCGACTTTGGTGCCCGTTGTGCTTGTGGCCGGAGGTGCTTGAATCACAGTGCCATCGGATGAAGGTTTGCCCGTCCCCGGCGCGGCCAGCAGCAGGATCTCCTGGAGTTTTTGTTTGCGGGCTTTCCAGCGTTCGGAAACCCGCAGGGCCGAGTCCCATTGCTGATACCGCTTTTCAGTTTGTGCCTTGCGTGCCAGGGAATGAATCTTGAGATGTTTTTTCAGGTTCAAGGTGGCGGGATTGACCTGTCCGACCTGCCCGCCTGAAGATTCCAGGGTACTGCCATCCGCCGA
The bacterium DNA segment above includes these coding regions:
- a CDS encoding M6 family metalloprotease domain-containing protein — protein: MNRRFLFIIALCLYPFLLQAAPFARQIAFTQPDGTPLTLRGRGDEFYAEFETLDGYSVVFDPTSKAYVYARLSADGSTLESSGGQVGQVNPATLNLKKHLKIHSLARKAQTEKRYQQWDSALRVSERWKARKQKLQEILLLAAPGTGKPSSDGTVIQAPPATSTTGTKVGLTLLVDFSDEPGTISQSNVVSFCNGTNYTGYGNNGSVKQYFYDNSKGLLTYTNVVTAYIRVPHPKSYYNDTALSCATQGRLLVTDALNAMKALPNYATTILPLFNGLSEDSWHDVVACNVFFAGSDSGVWDQGLWPNSYALAASLSLGNGKSVYSYQITDIGTSLEIGTFCHENGHMLCDYPDIYDYDNSSEGGAGVFCLMNSGGHGGNPSQICAYLKRASGWATTVELTSSSSLTGMVGSAGTNFNKFYRYAKPGVPTEYFLIENRQPEGRDADQLPGGGLAVWHIDELGDHNNESLAPNSSHANYEVTLVQADNLWHFENNAGGGDANDLYYRGNTATAYSGIFDDYASPAATWWNGSASGLSLWNFSVKATNMTFTIGYPLPRPAANSMSVVGESALPFNNAIDPGETVSVAFSLRNLGGSPTTNLTATLLPGGGVTAPSGAMAFGVLRSSPDLKLSL